The sequence ATAAACCTACGCCTATTTACAATTTGGATTCAACGCTAGCAGCAGGAGGTCATATCTTGCAGCCGGGGGCGGACATAACCCTTACCTCGCCATGGCCACTGCACGCTTTCCCGGAAAGAGTGTGGATGTGGCCGCCGCCAACTGGACAGCTCAGTCGCTGGACCGGCCGCTGTGTGTCAACGGGACGCCGTGGATCCTGTACCTGCTGGAGGAGTGTGTGGATAATGTGTGGGAGTATTGCAGTGTGGTGATAGGACTCATATCcatgttctgttttctgctgtccACCTTCCCGTAAGCACTGTAACGCTTGAAATGCTTATCATTCTTTATTAAATGTTACATATTGAGCTGAAACTTCTGAGACTTACTCTTAACTTAAagtttttgatttgtatttatggaatcagttttattctatctgtctatctaggCAGGTCTATGAGGCCTATCGGAGTGGTAAAGTGGAGGAGGCCATATCTTTtggctttcttttcttcctcttcagtgGTGATCTGACCAGCTTTGCAGGTTGCTACCTCACCAGCCAGCTGCCCATTCAGgtaaacagatacacacacacacacacaaactcacacaaatcCACTCAAGACATATGACCATCTAGCCTGACTGTTTCGAAACATTGTATATGTCACAGTCATTTCCTTTGTTGCAATGGGTGAGTGATGACATTTCAGACCAGCTGTGCTCGGGCCATTTTTTTTGCTGCAGGCTCCTtctcatatttgtgtttttactgctaACGCTGTGTTTGAAGCTTTGCAGTAAatttggaaaaacatttaattggTTCGTAACTTCTGGGGTTTTGAATTCTTAAATTTGCTGAAttgaaaatgatgaagtgtTACCAGTCACAACTACTAAAAGCGTGTTCTAATTGTAGACATATTTTCCCTGACCTTCATAACTCTGTCTTGATAGAGGGAACCACTTAACACCATCAACTCACTCATCTACTCATAACTGAAACATGTGATGACTCATGTTGTataatgtgatattttgtcTAAAGTGTTTGTtcccatgtctctctctcaggtggTCACGGTGGTGTTCTACATCTTCACAGACCTGATCCTCATCTCCCAGTTTCTCTACTATAAGATCAAGAACAGCTCCAGCAGAAGTAAGCTCAGATGTCATCTCTGCTCTTGCACTGGCGAGTCATGACTTTGCTGAGTCAGTGATGATCGTCCAGATTAGTGAAAGGTTTAACAATGAGGAAGGAAGTATTTCCTGCTGTTGACTCACTTGCTGTTTAAGGTGAACTGCTTAACATCAAGAAGTGAAAGTTAGGCTTTTCTGGCTTAGAGATACTGTCAGTTTTGGAACTTTAGCAATGATAAAACTTGATTTAATTCCCTGTCTGCATGTATAAATACGGCCATAAAGACTATACGCAAGTTAACTGTAAATGAAAATCTACAAGCATTCCCACCAGTTAGAGCTATGCCCTCAAAAGTGAGActctgttcatttctttttttcatattgaTGGGTGAGCTTACAAATGATGGTACCTCCAAAAAGTTGGTGCAGTTGCTTTATGATCTGAGTATTAACTCCATGGATCAGATAATTACAACGGGGATGGAAAAATCAGTTCTGTTATGGTATCAAAAGAGCAGCCGTCTGCTGACTTCAGAGATAACTGGGACACTTGATGAGTGGTTACCAGCAAAGCCGAAGATGATCTTTGTTACTTGTAAAGTCACCGATGCAGCAAAAATTAAATCCTGTCTGTTGCTTTTGTCTTGTGTAAAACAATAGGTATAGAAACTGTATATAAGAGTGTCAGCTGTATTTCGGCCAGTGCAAAGACTTGAATGCTTTTTTTATGAGGACCTATTTGCTTGTGTGTCTCTTCACTGTCAGTTCTtagttttgtgttatttctgtgAGTGCTCTAGAAAACCCTATGCTGAAGAGGCTGTGCTTCATGTGGTGTGGCACGGCTACGTTTGCTCTCCTGGCTTTACCCAAACTAATCATAGACAATAGTCCAACTTCAGACACCCAGGTAGGCTGACTATGTGCTgactatactgtatatatttgcatgtatttgtgtatgtgtgtagatTTGATATTTCCATGGTTATTGGATACACACCAATtgtgactgtgctgttttttgtgCAGTTGCACTATTCTGACCATTTCACTTCTCCCCGCGTCCTCATCTTTTCCAGAGTCCAACTACCTCTAAATCAGTGGAAATTAGTGGCTATATATGTGGATACCTGGCATCTGTCTTCTACCTCTGCTCGCGTTTCCCACAGCTTTATAAAAATGTAAGTAACTTTTGCTGTTATTCATTTGAAATAGGGAGTTTGTTTTCCCTTTATCCTGTAACGTTGTTTGTTAGTGAGCAGTGCCAACAGGAGATCTTACACAGTATTCTAACGGTCTGATTCCAGGAGGTCCATGGAAAAAGACACTTAATATATGTCCTTTAGTAAtaaaagtgtctgtgtgtcaaaATGGGAACCAGACGTGGCAAGACAAAGGTGCTGTTGTGCTGTCGTAATGTCCTGGCTCAACTGCAGCTATTAATCACCAGAAGGGGGATCATCTCAGTTTGCCAAAGAAGCTTCTGGgggcacacaaacaaactctccCTCTTGTATTGTAAATCATTATTAGGATTTGTGCCGTAGAAACTCCTGCatgttcaaatgtgttttttcagcctgtaacattttcactttatcaTTCATAGTGGCAGATTACTAAGCCAGTTTGGTGAAACActaaaaatagcagcaaaaataGTATTATTATTTAGGATTACCTTCAGTATAACTGTGGCAAACACTTGCAGCTTGCTTAGCATTGTTTGGCTTCAACCAATGTGGTTATCCGCAGGACATTCATGTTGGGTGTTGAACTCAGTTAGCCTGTATATTTCCACCACACGGACATAGCACGTCcttcctgctgtttgtgctgaGTGACGCATTTGTCACTTTCTACATTTTGAACGAACTAACAGTGTAATCTTGTTCATTGTCCAGTGCCGCACCACAGACAATACAGTGGTTGTGAGCAGAATGAATTCATCATTTTGTGGAATGAGCACAAGTACACGAAAAGCAAATTAACTGTTATGAGTGAAACAGAAACCTGGTCTATTATTGATATGTACAACCTCAATTACAAAGCAGTTAGGAtgctgtgtgtgaacagaaTGCAGTGATTTGAAAGTCCTATTCAACCCAGGGTCtctgttgttgtattttaagATTAATAGCACGCTTTGCATTTTTAATGGGTGTTAATGGCTGCCTGGCCCATCCTTCCTTACAAAGGgctgagcctttcgaggatgctCCTGTCATGCCCAATTGTGATACCATCagctgttaccaatgaacctgttcacCATGTATTGCAGGCATCGAATTCAGAATGAGTGTATATTTACGTTAGCGTAGTAAAACTTATCACTTTGAAATTCCATACcatgtgtttatactgtattgAATTAAATATAGGTCAAAAAGGATTTGCAAATTATTGAATTCTGCAATCTGGATTATAGTAcccaaccttttcttttttctctgacttTGAATTTTCAACTATGCACACTATGAGTAAGTGGTGATacacatgaacaaaatgaacagtGTTTACAAGTCCATGCAgctcctgtgctgctgttttccattttaatgaCTCACTGTGAACTCTGTCCATTCTAGTTCCAGCGACAGTCTACAGAGGGCACATCCTACCTGTTGTTTTCCCTGGCCATGATGGGCAATGGGTCATATGGGTTGAGCATTATCGTAGTCCTGCCTGCACTGAAGGGCTCCAAACAAACCTTCATCATCAAACATCTTGCCTGGCTCATTGGCAGCCTGGGAGTCCTCATACTGGACTTCCTAGTATCCTTCATCAGGTTGTAGCTGTGTTGAATACTTGTTTACATGCTGTTGCTATAACCATCACAGTTTGATGTGTCTGTCTTTGGATAGTCATTTGATATTTGAATGATCTGACCACAAATTTGAGCTTGCATGTCAGCATGTATTTAAAGtcatagtttttgttttgtttttttatttcgAGAAGCGACCCACTGAAGGATTGTTGTTCAGTTGCCTGAGCCTGCATGATAAATGTGGGTGTGTAGAGTGAAGAAGCAGTTCTTGCCTGTCCATCATTACCACTACGCTCAGTGTCCAGCAGATCAGATTGTGGTTGTCCCAGGTAGCTTCCTGGTGCGAATGTGATCAGATGGgaatttttacactttggtaGTTATTAAATCAACGAGACACAGTGTGTTAAGTAGTGTGCTTTAGAGATGCAGGTAGGTGAAATTTTGTAGgtttggacagagccagacttGCTGTTTTTACCTGTTTccagtccttatgctaagctgCTAGCTGTAGCCcaaagtgtatttcccaaaatatcacaAACTTTTGCTTGAAGAGAAGACATAATCTGTGGTCTGTCTCAGATAGTTAAGCCTTACTGCTGTTAAAAAAGAGTACTACGCAAACCAATGTCTGAAATTTGTATGTgatatt comes from Scatophagus argus isolate fScaArg1 chromosome 5, fScaArg1.pri, whole genome shotgun sequence and encodes:
- the LOC124058969 gene encoding lysosomal amino acid transporter 1 homolog translates to MATARFPGKSVDVAAANWTAQSLDRPLCVNGTPWILYLLEECVDNVWEYCSVVIGLISMFCFLLSTFPQVYEAYRSGKVEEAISFGFLFFLFSGDLTSFAGCYLTSQLPIQVVTVVFYIFTDLILISQFLYYKIKNSSSRKNPMLKRLCFMWCGTATFALLALPKLIIDNSPTSDTQSPTTSKSVEISGYICGYLASVFYLCSRFPQLYKNFQRQSTEGTSYLLFSLAMMGNGSYGLSIIVVLPALKGSKQTFIIKHLAWLIGSLGVLILDFLVTVQFIMYRKNYSAKGNTLLSVPEVEPLLCEEEELSVL